In one window of Pseudodesulfovibrio sediminis DNA:
- a CDS encoding MerR family transcriptional regulator, whose amino-acid sequence MDDLLDFKRYKIGQAAREIGVKTHTLRFWEDEFEEIDPIRTDAGQRLYTEENMEVLREIKRLLYDEGLTIDGAKRKLRTSEQGGLLLEVRDELLAIKRLLSK is encoded by the coding sequence ATGGATGATTTATTGGACTTCAAGCGATACAAAATTGGCCAGGCGGCCCGTGAGATAGGCGTGAAAACGCATACTCTGCGGTTTTGGGAGGATGAATTCGAGGAGATCGATCCCATCCGCACCGACGCTGGGCAACGGTTGTATACAGAAGAAAACATGGAAGTGCTGCGTGAAATCAAGCGGCTGCTCTATGATGAAGGGTTGACCATTGACGGTGCCAAACGGAAACTTCGTACCAGTGAGCAGGGGGGATTACTGCTTGAGGTACGTGATGAACTGTTGGCGATTAAGCGCTTGTTGTCCAAGTGA
- the pheT gene encoding phenylalanine--tRNA ligase subunit beta, with protein sequence MLVSLNWLREFVPYEGDIQVLGDKLTMLGLELEGIDDPFEGIKDIVVGHVVECEPHPEAEKLSVCTVDVGGPETLTIVCGAPNVGKGQKVPVATVGTTMPEGMKIKKAKLRGIKSFGMICSERELGLSDDHEGIWVLDESFAVGDKLVDALGLERTVFDFDITPNRADCLSILGFARETALAFDLPLTMPELNLVESGGNCADEIKVIIDDPALCPAYHARIIKGVETKKSPDWMRFKLLALGQRPISNIVDVTNYVMFELGQPQHAFDLDLIEDATIRVAPATDGMKFTTLDHVERTLTANDLLIWDGKKPVALAGVMGGANSEMHSGSTSVLLEAAVFRAGTVRKTARRLALPSDASYRFERGVDQQMTRFCQDRAAQLMAETSGGKIISGVTSTEPQPWQDRSHGYRHTRCMSLLGLDLDTDFAKKVFTLEGCTVDDANPENWTVATPSHRLDLEREVDLYEEVGRVYGLDRIPAVLPKVAKSLDTVSTGTEYDFIKRIKTWGAGVGLSEAINYSFVGSDDLDRLNLPEEGRVFIANPLSEDQNVMRTDLAPGLLNTLKNNLAQGNNHVRIFEVAKKFVADAESETETREFTRLAMLLHGPRHANEWPWGVADADYLDVKGLIEHLVEDSLKLEQPEFTLMEGHAYLEPCVQVSVNETPVGFIGQVKGDIADFYYAKKAAWLADVDLDQLRDMVENHKIEFAPLPVYPSSRRDITVIGPATLTADVIRTAILDTNIKILESVELVAEFVPEGQDEERNISFRLTYRSPTKTLKDKQVDKEHKKILEALEKNLPIHF encoded by the coding sequence ATGTTAGTTAGCTTGAATTGGTTGCGTGAGTTCGTCCCCTACGAGGGAGATATCCAGGTACTGGGCGATAAGCTCACCATGCTGGGTCTTGAGCTGGAAGGGATCGACGATCCTTTCGAGGGGATCAAGGACATCGTGGTCGGTCATGTCGTTGAGTGCGAGCCGCACCCCGAGGCCGAAAAGCTCTCGGTCTGCACCGTGGATGTGGGTGGCCCTGAAACCCTGACCATCGTGTGCGGCGCACCCAACGTGGGCAAGGGGCAGAAAGTCCCGGTCGCCACGGTCGGAACGACCATGCCCGAAGGGATGAAAATCAAGAAGGCCAAGCTCCGCGGGATCAAGTCATTCGGCATGATCTGCTCCGAGCGGGAACTCGGCCTGTCGGACGACCACGAAGGCATCTGGGTTTTGGATGAGTCCTTTGCTGTCGGTGACAAACTGGTTGACGCCCTTGGGCTTGAGCGCACGGTTTTTGATTTTGATATCACCCCCAACCGCGCTGATTGTCTTTCCATCCTCGGGTTTGCCCGTGAGACCGCCCTCGCGTTTGACCTGCCCCTGACCATGCCGGAGTTGAATCTGGTTGAGTCCGGCGGTAACTGCGCTGACGAAATCAAGGTCATCATTGATGACCCCGCATTGTGCCCGGCCTATCATGCCCGCATCATCAAGGGTGTGGAAACAAAGAAATCTCCTGACTGGATGCGCTTCAAATTGCTCGCACTCGGTCAACGCCCCATTTCCAATATCGTCGACGTGACCAACTATGTCATGTTCGAGCTGGGCCAGCCGCAGCATGCGTTTGACCTTGATCTGATCGAGGATGCCACTATCCGCGTGGCCCCGGCCACCGACGGCATGAAGTTCACCACGCTGGATCATGTGGAGCGGACGCTGACGGCCAATGACCTGCTCATCTGGGATGGCAAAAAACCTGTCGCCCTGGCTGGCGTCATGGGCGGCGCCAACTCCGAGATGCATTCAGGCTCCACCAGTGTGCTGCTTGAGGCCGCCGTTTTCAGAGCGGGTACTGTTCGCAAGACCGCCCGCCGTCTGGCGTTGCCGTCCGACGCATCCTACCGTTTCGAGCGTGGCGTGGACCAGCAGATGACCCGTTTCTGTCAGGACCGCGCGGCTCAGCTCATGGCTGAGACCTCGGGAGGCAAGATCATCTCCGGCGTGACTTCGACCGAGCCGCAGCCGTGGCAGGATCGCTCCCATGGATACCGTCACACTCGCTGCATGTCGCTGCTGGGTCTGGATCTGGATACGGATTTTGCCAAGAAAGTGTTTACGCTCGAAGGGTGTACCGTCGATGACGCCAACCCGGAGAACTGGACCGTTGCCACACCTTCCCACCGCCTTGATCTGGAACGTGAAGTGGATCTGTACGAGGAAGTGGGTCGCGTCTACGGACTGGACCGCATCCCCGCCGTGCTGCCCAAGGTTGCCAAGTCGCTGGACACTGTCAGCACCGGCACAGAGTATGATTTCATCAAGCGCATCAAGACCTGGGGCGCAGGTGTCGGTTTGAGCGAAGCCATCAACTACAGCTTTGTCGGTTCCGATGATCTCGATCGTCTCAATCTGCCGGAAGAAGGGCGCGTCTTCATTGCCAACCCGTTGTCTGAAGATCAGAACGTCATGCGTACCGATCTGGCTCCGGGACTGCTCAACACGCTCAAGAACAACCTCGCACAGGGCAACAATCATGTCCGTATCTTCGAGGTGGCCAAGAAGTTCGTGGCCGATGCGGAGTCCGAGACCGAGACTCGCGAATTTACTCGACTGGCAATGCTGTTGCACGGTCCTCGTCACGCCAATGAATGGCCGTGGGGCGTTGCCGATGCAGACTATCTGGACGTCAAGGGACTCATCGAGCATCTGGTGGAGGATTCCCTCAAGCTTGAGCAGCCGGAATTCACACTGATGGAAGGTCACGCCTACCTTGAACCCTGCGTGCAGGTCAGCGTCAACGAGACGCCTGTCGGTTTCATCGGGCAGGTCAAGGGAGATATCGCTGATTTTTATTATGCAAAGAAGGCAGCCTGGCTGGCCGACGTTGATCTGGATCAGTTGCGCGACATGGTGGAGAATCACAAGATCGAATTCGCTCCGCTGCCTGTCTACCCGTCAAGCCGCCGTGACATCACGGTCATTGGCCCGGCCACTCTGACCGCCGATGTGATCCGTACAGCCATTCTGGATACCAATATCAAGATCCTCGAATCTGTCGAACTGGTGGCCGAATTTGTGCCAGAGGGACAGGATGAAGAGCGCAATATCTCTTTCCGTCTGACCTATCGTTCACCGACCAAGACCTTGAAGGACAAGCAGGTGGACAAGGAGCACAAGAAGATCCTTGAAGCCCTTGAAAAGAATCTGCCGATCCATTTTTAG
- the pheS gene encoding phenylalanine--tRNA ligase subunit alpha translates to MSNELKSFLEGLDSLAQDCESRKGQACSLKELEELRIEFLGRKGKLAGLMGQLGKLDNTDKPAGGKKANEIKQHITALIDAWEAELGAAETSLSLSKFDPSMPGRKPWAGSLHPVTLVMDEVCNVLTGLGFSHAAGPEVENDWHNFEALNIPPEHPARDMQDTLYVSENIVLRTHTSGMQIRSMLKQQPPVAVIAPGKVYRRDSDLTHTPMFHQIEGLLVDKQVSMGDLRGTLTVFVRQIFGAKTDVRFRPSFFPFTEPSAEVDISCVLCGGKGETDGKTCRVCKGTGWVEILGCGMVDPNVFKSVGYDPEVYTGFAFGVGIERIAMLKYGIGDLRMFFENDVRFLEQFA, encoded by the coding sequence GTGAGTAATGAATTGAAGTCCTTCCTGGAAGGACTCGACAGCCTGGCCCAGGATTGCGAATCTCGCAAGGGCCAGGCTTGTTCGTTAAAGGAATTGGAAGAACTCCGCATCGAGTTTCTGGGTCGCAAGGGCAAGCTCGCGGGGCTCATGGGCCAGCTCGGCAAGCTCGATAATACGGACAAGCCCGCTGGCGGCAAGAAGGCCAACGAGATTAAGCAGCACATTACTGCGCTGATTGATGCCTGGGAAGCCGAACTCGGCGCTGCCGAGACGAGCCTGTCTCTCTCGAAATTCGATCCCTCCATGCCGGGCCGCAAACCGTGGGCAGGCTCTCTGCATCCGGTGACCCTGGTTATGGACGAAGTCTGCAACGTGCTGACAGGCCTTGGCTTTTCGCACGCAGCCGGACCGGAAGTGGAGAATGACTGGCACAACTTCGAGGCGCTGAATATTCCGCCCGAGCACCCGGCCCGTGACATGCAGGACACCCTGTATGTTTCGGAGAACATCGTGCTGCGGACGCATACCTCGGGCATGCAGATCCGTTCCATGCTCAAGCAGCAGCCTCCGGTGGCCGTCATTGCGCCCGGCAAGGTCTATCGCCGTGATTCCGACTTGACCCACACTCCCATGTTTCATCAGATTGAGGGATTGCTGGTCGATAAGCAGGTTTCCATGGGAGATTTGCGCGGCACCCTGACCGTTTTCGTGCGCCAGATCTTCGGTGCAAAGACGGATGTCCGCTTCCGTCCCAGCTTCTTTCCGTTTACCGAGCCGAGCGCAGAGGTCGATATCTCCTGCGTCCTGTGCGGTGGTAAAGGTGAGACCGACGGCAAGACCTGTCGTGTCTGCAAGGGCACCGGTTGGGTCGAGATTCTGGGCTGTGGCATGGTCGATCCGAACGTTTTCAAGTCCGTGGGCTACGACCCCGAAGTTTACACCGGCTTTGCCTTTGGTGTGGGCATCGAACGTATCGCCATGCTGAAATACGGCATCGGTGACCTGCGCATGTTCTTTGAGAACGACGTCCGATTCCTGGAACAGTTCGCATAA
- the rplT gene encoding 50S ribosomal protein L20, producing MRVKRGVAAKRRHKKYLKMAKGYRGAGSRLYRTARERVEKALCNAFRDRKRKKREFRKLWIMRINAAARLNGLSYSRLMNGLKLAGIELNRKVLADMAVRDPAVFAKIAEAAKAKVS from the coding sequence ATGAGAGTTAAACGCGGTGTCGCCGCCAAGAGGCGCCACAAAAAATATCTGAAAATGGCCAAGGGTTACCGTGGAGCAGGCTCCCGCTTGTACCGCACCGCTCGTGAGCGTGTAGAAAAAGCCCTTTGTAATGCATTTCGTGATCGCAAGCGCAAAAAACGTGAGTTCCGCAAATTGTGGATCATGCGTATCAACGCAGCCGCTCGCCTCAACGGCCTTTCTTACAGCCGTTTGATGAATGGACTTAAGCTGGCCGGCATTGAGCTGAACCGCAAAGTCCTGGCCGATATGGCCGTGCGCGATCCTGCCGTGTTCGCCAAAATCGCAGAGGCCGCAAAAGCCAAAGTGAGCTAA
- the rpmI gene encoding 50S ribosomal protein L35, whose protein sequence is MPKIKTRRAAAKRFSKTATGKFKRRRKNLRHILTKKNAKRKRRLGQSTTVDSANMKAVRRQLPNG, encoded by the coding sequence ATGCCTAAGATTAAAACTCGCCGTGCAGCAGCCAAGCGGTTCTCCAAGACCGCAACTGGCAAGTTCAAGCGCCGCCGCAAAAACCTGAGGCACATTCTGACCAAGAAGAATGCCAAAAGGAAGCGTCGCCTGGGCCAGTCCACCACCGTGGACTCCGCCAACATGAAGGCTGTTCGTCGTCAGTTGCCCAACGGCTAG